One window from the genome of Populus alba chromosome 15, ASM523922v2, whole genome shotgun sequence encodes:
- the LOC118028385 gene encoding uncharacterized protein: MGSKEPAKEKREKRLQEISLLRTIPYSDHQRWWSSETVAVVTGGNRGIGFEVARQLADHGLSVILTSRESSAGLEAANVLRELGLSVDFHQLDVLDSLSIKTFAEWIQQTYGGLDVLVNNAAVNYNMGSDNSVENAKNVVDTNYYGIKNVTEALIPLMRPSAVGARIVNVSSRLGRLNGKRNRLEDKDLREQLANLETLSEELIDRTVSTFLQQVEDSTYTSGGWPQVNTDYSVSKLAVNAYTRLMAKKLSDRPNGQKIYINCYCPGWVKTAMTGWAGNVSAEDGADTGVWLALLPDQAITGKFFAERREVNF, translated from the exons atgggaaGTAAAGAGCCagcaaaggaaaaaagagaaaaaagactCCAAGAAATTTCTCTTCTCCGTACCATTCCTTACTCTGATCATCAAAG GTGGTGGTCATCAGAAACTGTTGCCGTGGTGACCGGTGGAAATAGAGGAATAGGATTTGAGGTTGCGAGGCAACTTGCAGACCATGGATTGTCTGTTATCCTGACATCACGAGAAAGTAGCGCAGGCCTTGAAGCTGCCAATGTCTTGCGAGAGTTGGGTTTGAGTGTGGACTTCCATCAACTTGATGTCTTAGATTCTTTATCCATCAAAACGTTTGCTGAGTGGATACAACAGACTTACGGTGGATTGGATGTTTTG GTGAATAATGCTGCTGTTAATTACAATATGGGGTCTGACAATTCTGTTGAAAATGCAAAGAATGTTGTTGATACAAACTATTATGGTATCAAAAATGTCACTGAAGCTCTGATTCCTTTGATGAGACCTTCTGCTGTAGGTGCTCGTATTGTTAATGTAAGTTCACGGCTTGGAAGACTAAATGGCAAACGAAAC AGACTTGAAGACAAAGATTTGAGAGAGCAACTGGCTAACCTGGAAACACTTTCAGAGGAACTCATTGACAGGACGGTGTCTACTTTCCTACAACAAGTAGAAGACAGCACATATACATCGGGTGGATGGCCTCAGGTGAACACTGATTACTCGGTGTCAAAACTTGCAGTTAATGCTTATACTAGGCTAATGGCAAAGAAACTGTCCGATCGGCCTAATGGTCAGAAGATCTATATAAACTGCTACTGCCCAGGGTGGGTGAAGACAGCCATGACAGGCTGGGCTGGTAATGTATCAGCTGAGGATGGAGCTGACACAGGAGTATGGCTGGCCCTGCTTCCAGACCAAGCAATCACAGGAAAATTTTTTGCAGAGAGACGTGAGGTAAACTTCTGA
- the LOC118028384 gene encoding uncharacterized protein, which produces MALCSQGGLLLFAMLILAFDVSGTLASPEIGNQIKSATFLSPEFVLGPGSVEDRYYSNIDFPRGHVGIKSFKAEVVDDIGNPIPLHETYLHHWVVAKYYQRQGMAENNDKHKFQLSDYLFAGNSGICQGDVLGQYFGLGSETRKTDTHVPNPYAIEIGNLDEVPEGYEEKWLLNVHAIDTRGAVDRLGCTECRCDLYNITVDKHDQPLRPGYIGGLRCCYDQTQCKVQQGYGGARRSLYLRYTVEWVDWDCSIIPVKIFIFDVTDTGKRLNGSTGLGPENGCQVEYNVESCSSANSDGCIDAKRTSLTMPISGYVIYGVAHQHTGGAGSTLYGEGGRVICTSEPIYGTGKDVGDEAGYIVGMSTCYPEPGSIQITAGENLLLESNYNSTQKHTGVMGLFYILVADRTPIPTNFLHSPIHIQKNIRISTPAVAIVALFGLAMAIAVGLLSRMKKGREEGYQPIIA; this is translated from the exons ATGGCACTTTGTTCTCAAGGAGGCTTGCTTTTGTTTGCAATGCTAATACTGGCATTTGATGTATCCGGCACCCTAGCTTCGCCGGAAATTGGAAATCAGATCAAATCTGCCACTTTTCTTTCACCTGAGTTTGTGCTGGGACCAGGATCAGTGGAGGATAGATACTATAGCAATATTGACTTCCCCAGAGGTCATGTTGGTATCAAGAGTTTCAAAGCTGAAGTGGTTGATGATATCGGGAACCCTATACCCCTTCACGAAACTTATCTTCACCATTGGGTTGTCGCGAAATACTATCAACGTCAGGGTATGGCTGAGAACAATGACAAGCATAAGTTTCAGCTGTCAGATTATTTATTTGCAGGAAACAGTGGAATATGCCAAGGGGATGTTCTGGGACAGTATTTCGGACTTGGATCCGAAACACGAAAAACAGATACTCATGTTCCCAATCCTTATGCAATAGAAATTGGCAACCTAGATGAAGTTCCTGAAGGGTATGAGGAGAAATGGCTGCTTAATGTTCATGCAATTGATACACGCGGCGCCGTAGATAGGTTGGGATGCACTGAATGCAGGTGTGATCTGTATAACATCACAGTGGATAAACATGATCAACCTTTGAGGCCAGGCTACATAGGAGGTCTGAGATGTTGCTACGACCAAACTCAGTGTAAGGTACAACAAGGTTATGGGGGTGCCAGAAGGAGTCTATACTTGCGATATACGGTGGAATGGGTGGATTGGGATTGCAGCATTATTCCTgttaaaatctttatatttgatGTCACTGATACTGGAAAAAGGCTTAATGGATCAACAGGACTAGGTCCAGAGAATGGTTGCCAG GTTGAGTATAATGTTGAGTCTTGCAGCAGCGCCAATTCTGATGGATGCATTGATGCCAAAAGGACAAGCCTGACAATGCCGATCAGTGGTTATGTCATCTACGGTGTTGCTCATCAGCATACTGGGGGAGCTGGTTCAACTCTGTATGGGGAG GGTGGACGTGTTATATGCACTTCAGAACCAATTTATGGAACTGGAAAGGATGTAGGAGACGAGGCAGGTTACATAGTAGGAATGTCGACCTGTTATCCTGAACCAGGCTCTATCCAGATAACAGCTGGGGAGAATCTACTTCTTGAATCTAACTACAACAGTACTCAAAAGCACACAGGAGTCATGGGGCTTTTCTACATTCTGGTAGCAGACAGAACACCAATTCCCACAAATTTCTTGCATTCTCCAATTCAT ATACAAAAAAACATCAGAATATCCACACCTGCTGTAGCAATAGTAGCTCTGTTTGGACTGGCAATGGCCATTGCTGTCGGCCTCCTTTCTCGGATGAAGAAGGGAAGGGAAGAAGGCTACCAACCAATTATTGCATAG
- the LOC118028383 gene encoding uncharacterized protein: MVHCFRACLPLFAILILASNLSYTRASMKGGHKIKSATFLSPKFVLGPGSVENRFYRNVDFPKGHIGIKSFNAEVIDDTGNPVPLHETYLHHWLVSRYYQPLDVVETNHEQKFKESDRISARNSGICQKGILNQYFGLGSETRKTATHIPDPYAIEIGNPAEIPFGYEERWLLNVHAIDTRGAEDRLGCTECRCDLYNITVSEWGHPLRPDYKGGLLCCYDHTQCKVKQGFQGTRRSLYLRYTVEWVEWDSDIIPVKIFIFDVTDTGKRLNGSTGFGPENGCQVEYEIKSCSSTDTAVNGCVDVKRTNLTMPTTGYLIYGVAHQHTGGIGSTLYGKDGRVICASLPTYGEGKEAGNEAGYIVGMSTCYPEPGSIQITAGEKLVLESNYSRDQDHTGVMGLFYILVADRTPNPTSLLQAPIHMHVNMKGSTYAVAIIALFGMAIAVAVTVHSRLKKGKEEGYQPMLA; the protein is encoded by the exons ATGGTACATTGTTTTCGAGCCTGCTTGCCTTTGTTTGCAATACTAATACTGGCATCTAATCTATCTTATACACGAGCATCTATGAAAGGTGGTCATAAGATCAAATCTGCCACTTTCCTATCACCAAAATTTGTGTTGGGACCAGGATCTGTGGAGAATAGATTCTATCGCAATGTTGACTTCCCAAAAGGTCATATTGGAATCAAGAGTTTCAATGCTGAAGTGATTGATGATACTGGGAATCCTGTCCCTCTTCACGAAACTTATCTTCACCACTGGCTTGTTTCGAGATACTATCAACCGCTAGATGTGGTTGAGACTAACCATGAGCAGAAGTTTAAGGAATCAGATCGCATTTCTGCACGTAATAGTGGAATATGCCAGAAAGGTATTCTTAATCAGTATTTTGGCCTGGGATCTGAAACACGAAAAACAGCTACGCACATTCCTGATCCCTACGCAATAGAAATTGGCAATCCAGCTGAAATTCCTTTTGGGTATGAGGAGAGATGGTTGCTTAATGTCCATGCAATCGATACACGGGGTGCTGAAGATAGGTTGGGATGCACTGAATGCAGGTGTGATCTATACAACATCACAGTTAGCGAATGGGGACACCCTTTGAGGCCAGACTATAAAGGAGGCTTACTTTGTTGCTATGATCATACACAATGCAAGGTCAAACAAGGTTTCCAGGGTACCAGGAGGAGTCTTTACCTGCGATACACTGTGGAATGGGTTGAATGGGATAGTGACATTATTCCTgttaaaatctttatatttgatGTCACTGATACTGGGAAAAGGCTAAATGGTTCAACAGGATTCGGTCCAGAGAATGGTTGCCAG GTTGAATATGAAATCAAGTCTTGCAGCTCCACTGATACTGCTGTTAATGggtgtgttgatgtcaaaaggACAAACCTTACCATGCCAACTACTGGCTATCTCATCTATGGTGTTGCCCACCAGCATACTGGAGGAATTGGTTCGACTCTGTATGGGAAG GATGGACGTGTTATATGTGCTTCACTACCAACTTATGGAGAAGGAAAAGAGGCGGGAAATGAGGCAGGTTACATTGTAGGAATGTCCACATGTTATCCTGAACCAGGATCTATCCAGATAACAGCTGGGGAGAAGCTAGTTCTGGAATCCAACTACAGCAGAGATCAAGACCACACAGGAGTTATGGGGCTTTTCTACATATTGGTTGCAGACCGAACACCAAACCCCACGAGTTTGCTACAAGCTCCCATTCAT ATGCATGTAAACATGAAAGGATCCACATATGCGGTTGCAATTATAGCTTTGTTCGGAATGGCAATAGCTGTTGCTGTCACTGTACATTCTCGGCTAAAGAAGGGGAAAGAAGAAGGCTACCAGCCAATGCTGGCATAG
- the LOC118028382 gene encoding uncharacterized protein isoform X1, which yields MEVLLLQCNMVLLLVLLMLVFDVSYTQAFPENGNKIKSRTYLSPEFMLGPGSVESKTYDDIDFPRGHIALKSFNAEVVDQAGNPVPLYDTYIHHWLVGKYYENRPSDRNFSRNSGLCQDQILGQYFGLGSETRKTATHIPDPFGIQIGNRAEIPEGYQEKWYLGVHAIETRGAEDRLGCIECWCDLYNVTNDEYGNPIRPDYKGGLFCCYGQTQCKVRQGFQGGKRRLHLRYTVKWIEWDSSTIPVEIYVLDATDTGKRLLGSTGISPENGCQVEYEVESCTSTDAAGNGCIDIKRNSVTMPTGGYVIYAVAHQHAGGIGSTLYGQDGNVICASTPIYGNGNEAGNEDGYIVGMSTCYPEPGSVKIADGENLTLESNYDSTNKHTGVMGFFYIYIAEQAPNVTLSQAPVQMHESIKVTANAWSIVVFIGLAVTIAVAVHFWPKKRREGGYKPVPK from the exons ATGGAAGTCTTACTTTTACAGT GCAACATGGTACTTCTGTTAGTACTTTTAATGCTGGTTTTTGACGTATCATATACACAAGCTTTCCCGGAAAATGGAAACAAGATCAAATCTAGAACTTACCTGTCACCCGAGTTTATGTTGGGGCCAGGATCTGTTGAGAGCAAAACATACGATGATATTGACTTCCCAAGAGGTCATATCGCTCTCAAGAGTTTTAATGCTGAAGTAGTTGATCAGGCCGGGAATCCTGTCCCTCTTTATGACACTTACATTCACCACTGGCTTGTCGGAAAGTACTATGAGAATCGCCCATCAGACCGTAATTTTTCACGAAACAGTGGATTATGCCAGGATCAAATTCTTGGACAGTATTTTGGCCTTGGATCCGAAACACGAAAAACAGCTACACATATTCCAGATCCTTTTGGAATACAAATTGGCAATCGTGCAGAAATTCCTGAAGGGTATCAGGAGAAGTGGTATCTTGGTGTCCATGCAATTGAAACACGGGGTGCGGAAGATAGGTTGGGGTGCATTGAATGCTGGTGCGATCTATATAATGTCACAAACGATGAATATGGAAACCCCATTAGGCCAGACTACAAGGGAGGTTTGTTTTGTTGCTATGGTCAGACACAGTGCAAAGTCAGACAGGGTTTTCAGGGGGGCAAGAGGAGACTCCACCTGCGATATACGGTGAAATGGATTGAGTGGGATAGTTCCACCATTCCTGTTGAAATTTATGTGCTAGATGCTACTGATACTGGAAAAAGGCTCCTTGGATCAACAGGAATCAGTCCAGAGAATGGTTGCCAG GTTGAGTATGAAGTTGAGTCTTGCACCTCTACCGATGCAGCTGGTAATGGGTGCATTGACATCAAAAGAAACAGCGTCACCATGCCAACAGGTGGTTATGTCATCTATGCTGTTGCCCACCAGCATGCTGGTGGGATCGGTTCAACTCTTTATGGACAG GATGGGAACGTAATATGCGCTTCGACACCAATTTATGGAAATGGAAATGAAGCAGGAAACGAGGATGGTTACATTGTAGGAATGTCCACCTGTTATCCTGAACCAGGTTCTGTCAAGATAGCAGATGGGGAGAATCTAACTCTGGAATCTAACTATGACAGCACTAATAAGCACACAGGAGTCATGGGGTTTTTCTACATTTACATAGCAGAACAAGCACCAAATGTGACCTTGTCACAAGCTCCTGTTCAG ATGCATGAAAGCATTAAAGTAACAGCTAACGCCTGGTCAATTGTGGTTTTCATTGGACTGGCTGTGACTATTGCTGTTGCTGTGCATTTCTGGccgaagaaaaggagagaaggtGGCTACAAACCAGTTCCTAAATAA
- the LOC118028382 gene encoding uncharacterized protein isoform X2, protein MVLLLVLLMLVFDVSYTQAFPENGNKIKSRTYLSPEFMLGPGSVESKTYDDIDFPRGHIALKSFNAEVVDQAGNPVPLYDTYIHHWLVGKYYENRPSDRNFSRNSGLCQDQILGQYFGLGSETRKTATHIPDPFGIQIGNRAEIPEGYQEKWYLGVHAIETRGAEDRLGCIECWCDLYNVTNDEYGNPIRPDYKGGLFCCYGQTQCKVRQGFQGGKRRLHLRYTVKWIEWDSSTIPVEIYVLDATDTGKRLLGSTGISPENGCQVEYEVESCTSTDAAGNGCIDIKRNSVTMPTGGYVIYAVAHQHAGGIGSTLYGQDGNVICASTPIYGNGNEAGNEDGYIVGMSTCYPEPGSVKIADGENLTLESNYDSTNKHTGVMGFFYIYIAEQAPNVTLSQAPVQMHESIKVTANAWSIVVFIGLAVTIAVAVHFWPKKRREGGYKPVPK, encoded by the exons ATGGTACTTCTGTTAGTACTTTTAATGCTGGTTTTTGACGTATCATATACACAAGCTTTCCCGGAAAATGGAAACAAGATCAAATCTAGAACTTACCTGTCACCCGAGTTTATGTTGGGGCCAGGATCTGTTGAGAGCAAAACATACGATGATATTGACTTCCCAAGAGGTCATATCGCTCTCAAGAGTTTTAATGCTGAAGTAGTTGATCAGGCCGGGAATCCTGTCCCTCTTTATGACACTTACATTCACCACTGGCTTGTCGGAAAGTACTATGAGAATCGCCCATCAGACCGTAATTTTTCACGAAACAGTGGATTATGCCAGGATCAAATTCTTGGACAGTATTTTGGCCTTGGATCCGAAACACGAAAAACAGCTACACATATTCCAGATCCTTTTGGAATACAAATTGGCAATCGTGCAGAAATTCCTGAAGGGTATCAGGAGAAGTGGTATCTTGGTGTCCATGCAATTGAAACACGGGGTGCGGAAGATAGGTTGGGGTGCATTGAATGCTGGTGCGATCTATATAATGTCACAAACGATGAATATGGAAACCCCATTAGGCCAGACTACAAGGGAGGTTTGTTTTGTTGCTATGGTCAGACACAGTGCAAAGTCAGACAGGGTTTTCAGGGGGGCAAGAGGAGACTCCACCTGCGATATACGGTGAAATGGATTGAGTGGGATAGTTCCACCATTCCTGTTGAAATTTATGTGCTAGATGCTACTGATACTGGAAAAAGGCTCCTTGGATCAACAGGAATCAGTCCAGAGAATGGTTGCCAG GTTGAGTATGAAGTTGAGTCTTGCACCTCTACCGATGCAGCTGGTAATGGGTGCATTGACATCAAAAGAAACAGCGTCACCATGCCAACAGGTGGTTATGTCATCTATGCTGTTGCCCACCAGCATGCTGGTGGGATCGGTTCAACTCTTTATGGACAG GATGGGAACGTAATATGCGCTTCGACACCAATTTATGGAAATGGAAATGAAGCAGGAAACGAGGATGGTTACATTGTAGGAATGTCCACCTGTTATCCTGAACCAGGTTCTGTCAAGATAGCAGATGGGGAGAATCTAACTCTGGAATCTAACTATGACAGCACTAATAAGCACACAGGAGTCATGGGGTTTTTCTACATTTACATAGCAGAACAAGCACCAAATGTGACCTTGTCACAAGCTCCTGTTCAG ATGCATGAAAGCATTAAAGTAACAGCTAACGCCTGGTCAATTGTGGTTTTCATTGGACTGGCTGTGACTATTGCTGTTGCTGTGCATTTCTGGccgaagaaaaggagagaaggtGGCTACAAACCAGTTCCTAAATAA
- the LOC118028381 gene encoding uncharacterized protein has protein sequence MIHLLEKWQRPLNSSGSMVLLLLLSILAFDVSCTQAFLENGNKIKSKTFLSPEFMLGPGSVESKTYDDIDFPRGHIALKSFNAEVVDQDGNPVPLYDTYIHHWLVGKYYENRPSGRNFSRNSGLCQGQVLGQYFGLGSETRKTASHIPDPFGIQIGNPVEIPEGYQEKWYLGVHAIETRGAEDRLGCTECWCDLYNVTNDEDGNPIRPDYKGGLFCCYGQTQCKVRQGFQGGKRSLYLRYTVKWIDWDSSTIPVEIVVLDVTDTGKRLLGSTGISPENGCQVEYAVESCTATDAAGNGCIDIKRNNLTMPTGGYVIYAVAHQHAGGIGSTLYGQDGNVICTSIPIYGNGNEAGNEDGYIVGMSTCYPEPGSVKITAGENLTLESNYNSTNKHTGVMGLFYIYIAEQAPNVTFSQAPVQMHESIKVTTYAWSIVVFIGVAVTIAVAVHSWLKKRREGGYKPVPK, from the exons ATGATACATCTGCTTGAGAAGTGGCAGAGACCATTGAATTCATCGG GCAGCATGGTACTTCTGTTACTACTGTCAATACTGGCTTTTGACGTATCTTGTACACAAGCTTTTCTGGAAAACGGAAACAAGATCAAATCAAAAACTTTCCTGTCACCGGAGTTCATGTTGGGGCCAGGATCAGTTGAGAGCAAAACATACGATGATATTGACTTCCCAAGAGGTCATATCGCTCTCAAGAGTTTTAATGCTGAGGTGGTTGATCAGGATGGGAATCCTGTACCTCTTTATGACACTTACATTCACCACTGGCTTGTCGGAAAGTACTATGAGAATCGCCCATCAGGCCGTAATTTTTCACGAAACAGTGGATTGTGCCAGGGTCAAGTTCTTGGACAGTATTTTGGCCTTGGATCTGAAACACGAAAGACAGCTTCACATATTCCAGATCCTTTTGGAATACAAATTGGCAATCCTGTCGAAATTCCTGAAGGGTATCAGGAGAAGTGGTATCTTGGTGTCCATGCAATTGAAACACGGGGTGCGGAAGATAGGCTGGGGTGCACTGAATGCTGGTGTGATCTATATAACGTCACAAACGATGAAGATGGAAACCCCATTAGGCCAGACTACAAGGGAGGTTTATTTTGTTGCTATGGTCAGACACAGTGCAAAGTCAGACAGGGTTTTCAGGGGGGCAAGAGGAGCCTCTACCTGCGATATACGGTGAAGTGGATTGATTGGGATAGTTCCACCATTCCCGTTGAAATCGTTGTGTTAGATGTTACTGATACTGGAAAAAGGCTCCTTGGATCAACAGGAATCAGTCCAGAGAATGGTTGCCAG GTTGAGTATGCAGTTGAGTCTTGCACTGCTACCGATGCAGCTGGTAATGGGTGCATTGACATCAAAAGAAATAACCTCACCATGCCAACTGGTGGTTATGTCATCTATGCTGTTGCCCACCAGCATGCTGGTGGGATCGGTTCAACTCTGTATGGACAG GATGGGAACGTAATATGCACTTCAATACCAATTTATGGAAATGGAAATGAAGCAGGAAACGAGGATGGTTACATTGTAGGAATGTCCACCTGTTATCCTGAACCAGGTTCTGTCAAGATAACAGCTGGGGAGAATCTAACTCTGGAATCTAACTACAACAGCACTAATAAGCACACAGGAGTCATGGGGCTCTTCTACATTTACATAGCAGAACAAGCACCAAATGTGACTTTCTCACAAGCTCCTGTTCAG ATGCATGAAAGCATTAAAGTAACAACTTACGCCTGGTCAATTGTGGTTTTCATTGGAGTGGCTGTGACTATTGCTGTTGCTGTGCATTCCTGGctgaagaaaaggagagaaggtGGCTACAAACCAGTTCCTAAATAA